Genomic DNA from Solanum dulcamara chromosome 4, daSolDulc1.2, whole genome shotgun sequence:
CtatatgtcttagggtcataTACaactttgaatcacccctacagcaattatGTACAAcaagatatgctcaaaatacccacagcagtccatgtaggatttttagaccaaaatctgggcagcacctcccctgtacttCATCACCATATTTCGAgtcaataaaagcaaaactggattttggatcctaaataaaagttatagccctatgaaatagctttccaaaacatcttgaatcactcaaaactaagttttacacaaggagttatactacaattactaacagcagtcccaaccaaaaacgggtttgcaaccaaagtttattcccccaatttcgacaacaacaacttatcaagaacatcaacaacaatataaccAATCATTCTACttcataacttaactaattccacccatttaatccaaccaaaacatcCCCTAATCCATAAATtccaacaaagcaacaaacaagtttataacactattttctccgttctaatccgttaaatctctaaatAAGTTTGATAATAAGGAAAAACAACAACTAAATCTTACCTTGAAGTATAAGTCAACCACCTTAATACACTCCTTCTTctctgatttttagctcaaaataaAGACAACGCAACGtgcaacgtttttctcttcatgagcttttgAAATCGGAACTCgaatttgggtcaaaaatggattttaattcactctctctctatctctctataTTTCTATGGTGTTCTGGAAATATTTTGGATGAAAGGAAAGAGGTAAGGCTGAACTTATCTCTTACATGGAAATAAATATGGGCTGACCCGatttggaatcgggttgggccaaATTTTCTTCCTATCTTGACCCTTCTGCCTTGCAATGtccataactttttattccGATATCGTATATAAGCccatgacctatggttggaaaggtatttcaattatctacaactttcattttatgggattttccaaattttcaaattttgatagggTTATGCCCTCCTGAAGTCAGATCATccaaaaacataacttaaaaaaataaataaataattcttaaaaataaattggggtgttacattactTTTTGTCAAAGTGTATATTTTTTGGGAATCTATGTAATTCAGCAAATGCTTTAGCTGATACTCATTCCATTCCAttccaatttatatgacatagTTTGTTTTGGCATGAAGTTCAAGAAAGAAATAAAGACTTCTGAAACTCGTGGTCTTAAACATACCATAACATTTGTGCGGCGataaaacttttgaaacttgtggccTTAAAACATGGCATAACATTTGCATGACTGTAAAAGCTTCTCATTAACAGTAAAATGGAAAGTGTAAAGTAGATTGTTTCCAAAAATAGAAACATGTCATTCTTTTCGGAACAAAGGGAGTAGGTTTTTTgcgtttttcaaaaatagaaatatgtttttcttttcgGAACTAATAAAGAAAAGCATCACATAAACTTGAACAAAGGGAGTAGGTTTTTTGCATTTTTCCTCCCCTACGAACTCATTATATATCTTCACAagtttcacattttttttcttgctGTCAGGAAAATTTTCAAGCAGAGAATAGTGGTAGTACGAAAAATTGTTCTGTTTCTTCAGCTTTCCCTGCTGAGAATCAACAGCGATCAAAATGGTAAATACATCTTTGTTGAGTGTAATGGCTATTATATCTTCTTGCTGCTGATTTAATGAATTTTTTGTATATTGTCATCAAAAGCCCAAAATTCTCTCTTGCTTCAACTGTAACTGGGACAGATCATGTAACCGAAACTTGTAGCACAAGCGAAAGGTGCAGTGAGAATACTTTCCGCAGTGTCACTGAGCTGTCACTGGGTAGTGTAGATGTACATGGCTTGTCTACTGTTGATATGGTAATTACAATTTCCTGCATGTATCTTCTTCAATCTCTATGTATActttgaattttgataaagctACGTATTAACCTTTTATCTTTTATTGGTAGGATAAAGCCTTAAGAGGACTGGTTACTCATGAGCATCTAGGTGCTGCTGCTAAAATTGCTGAATCCTCTGAAACTGATGGTGGTATTAGGTCAAAAATTTTCTGCTCAGAACTCAATGTCCCATGCAAGATGACCCCATTGGATTTGACGATGAAAACTAACATACGAGTTGTATCCTCATCTTTCATCAATTGGTGAGTAATGAGTTAactaattttgttatttaatgAGCCATTTTGATATTGATGCATGCCTACATTTAATTGTTGGAAAAAATGTCCATTTGCATTTCTTGGTGTTAACTCATAAAAAGAATCTGTGCATCTCAGGAGGTTTATTTACCACCAAATAACACAAGATAGTTTAAATACTCACACTATCTGGACCTGGAGTGGCAGAACTTGTTTATGATGTTGGTCTAAGTTTGTAATGAAGTGTCTGATATATACATTTTCTTTCATGAGAGTTAGTAGTTGACTCTTATGACATACTTAAGTAAGACTTGATGGCATGTAACTAAACTAAACCAAGTGTGGCATAACCATATAATAAGTGAGAGATGCACATCGTTTGACCATGCCATGAAATGTGTTCCAAAAACAAATGGTTAGTGTTGCCGCTTGTCTAAATGCGTCTATTTATAAAAGTGCTGTAAAGAATTCTGAATGTGGCTGACCAGGTTTTGGGCCCTTGTCCAAGGTGTGTTTTGTGTTAGACTCATGCAATATTGACACATTGCCACTTTTTTGTTTCCTTGTTTCTTATCTAACAGCAAATCAAAGCCTAACATTTGATTTGCCTTTACTTTTTCATCTGAGTATTATCTATACTTGTTATGCTGTACTTTTCTGCTCTTTTTACTTTGAATTGTGTTCCCCGATGTTTTTTGAAGGTTAATTAAGTCTTGTATGTCCTTTAGGTTTCATAGGTTGATCAATTGTGGCACCAACAATGTGGTGGCGAGGTCCTCAGTTAAATGTTTCATGAGACAAAAGATGACCTGTTTATCTGAAGTGACTTCTGTATCCCAATCGATTAATCCAATGTCATTGCATTCCTGGATGTATCCTCAGTCTCCTCTACCGCCTTCAGTTATATCAGCTTTAACCTTATCTGCCTCAGCTGGAGGTATTGCTGGATTCTTCTGTAGTCCTACCTTTGTTTGCTGTCTTCGCTCCTGACTGTATAAATCTGTCTTTTAATCCTAGGGCAACTGGACTTTTTAAGTGAAAGGCAGCTAGCATGGCAGGATTCATTTCGAAGTTTATATTACATGCTTCGGAAGAATGTTTGCAGCATCTTCTATGGTAATAATCATTTTAATAACCACCTTCAATGTTCTATTATAACTGACATGCAGTTCTTATTTTCTTCACATTTCATGTGACTTCACACTTATGAAATAGTAGTGATTAGGATGGATATCTGCATCTTAGTAAAGGGAGAAATGCAAGATATGGATTCTTCATGATATTATTACTTGGTTTTTGATATCCCATCAGAGCAGGGTTTTTTGGAAACAGTCTCCCTGTTTCACAAGGCAGGGGTAAGGTCTACATACACACCACCTTCCCTgtaccccacttgtgggattacactgcgtacattgttgttgttgttgttgtttgtttttGATATCCCATCAAGCAACTGGGTCTTATCAGTAGATTCTCTCTGTTATTTGCCCACAGGCGGTTTGTTtaacacatatacatgtatctcttttagtttcaaaaaaaatgtgtGTATGTGTTTTCAGCCTAGTTATGTTGCTTGTAATGATAGAGAAACCATTCAAAGTGGTTCCAGCAGATTCTGTTTTAGAAGGAAGCTCTGTTTCTACTACCTATTTTTCTGTCCTTTTTCTTCATGTGCATTTTCCATTTTACGTGTTAATAATTATTGTTTAACTTTATTGGTTATGGTACTTGTGATGTTAGTTAACTTTCTTGGCTTATACATAACTAGCCTTTAAGAGCTCTATTCTTAGTCAATTTAAGAACGCATACAAAAGTTTGCATTGCCTATGTCCTTTGAAGAACTCTTATTGGATATCCTTGTATGAGGTGATGCTTAATCTAGCATAAATGAGTAAACCATCTGAGTTTATTTCTCTATTGTAACTATTTTGTGAATCTGAACAAAGATGCAATTGTTTGCAGATACAACTTCATGATAGCTTAAGGGCTTTTCACTCTGTTCCATTTTATATGACATTCTTTCCTTATTAGTCTGTTCGGCAAAGATGACTCATTTATATAGTTGGAAAACTTTAAACTTCTCATTTTGCTCTGAATAGCATGTCCTCGTAGCCATTGAAATGTCATGGTATGATTAAGACAACATGTTCCAAGGGTacttttggtatttttttttctttattaaattatttgcaTAGTCTAACACCAATATAAAATGAAATGTAGGGAGTACCTTTTTTTCTGCTTCATTATATTGATCTGAATATTATGTATTCATGTTCTCTCTGTCATAAACTTTGCAGTTTGCACTGCTCAGTTTGTGATCATGTTCACCAGTTCTTATTCAGAGGACAAATGTGTTTGTAACGCATATATATCTCAGTCAACCCGGGGTTTGAGGTCATTACTCAAAGAACATGTAAGATGCTGAATATATGAtacttcttattttgcttatttCTTCAAGCATTATTCATGTATTATCCTGCTTGTTTGTGGCCTATTTGGTGTCAACATTTACAGTATTGTTGTATTGAATATGGGTGTTGAGAATATAATgtagtaaataaaaaaattgctaTCTAACAACTTAAGCGTTTAGATGAGATGGTTACGCACTTCAACATGGCGCCGGAGCTGGCAGAAGTCTTGGAACGAGTCTCACTGTCATTCAATTGctgaaaagaatttccacatGTTTGGACCACGAAAAAGAATCACGTCTGCATGTGAGGGGGCTTGTTgagaatataattaagtaatagAAAAGTGTGGTCTCTCCAACCACTTAAGCTTTTAAATGAGATGGTCACACTCACACCCTTCAGCAATGGGAATTGGTGACCTGCAAACTTGATACAATCCTATacatttcttctattttatgattataGAAGTTGCTCTTGGGGCAGCTTGGGCCTGTTATAATGTCATTAAAGTGTCATTTATTCATTAGGTCTAACCTCTGCAATTTAAGTTCCTGATAACTAGAATTTATTATGATGCAGTGATATGCAAGTAATGCTAGTGTGGATTTGaataacatcttaaatgtccaGAGGGATAACATACACAGATTTAGAAATTGTGTATGTGCTCCAGTGAGAAGTTCCTTAtatgtctataaataggagCCCAAAGCAAAAAGGTATTAAAGGACGATAGAGTCTAAGGGCTTTAAGTGAGAAGCAAATGCATGATGTATAAATTTGCAGTACGTAACCTCTTATCTGTTGAAAGTGCATGCTGAATATGGATGTATATTCAGCACTTTAGCATCACTAAAAGTGAGACTAGAAAAGTGACATGTATATCCAGCACTTTAGTATCACTAAAAGTGAGACTAGAAAATGTCACTTTTTCAACATAAAGAAGCCAAATAGCATATACATATGACAAGGAAACACTAGGAGTCAAATTCTAATCATTCTTCTTTACTGTTAATAACTGATAGATTTTCCAAACAATTCTCCTTTTTTAATGTAAGTAAATAGAAGTTCATTCTCCATAATAGCTGGGATGCACTTACTTACAAGGTGTTTAGTTCATCAAACTCGAATCATTTTCAAGCGTCAATATGTACTTTCTATTTTACCTACTCATTTCATATTTGCAGTTTGTTTTGTAAAAAGAGCATAAAAGGTAAATAAAGTTGGCATAAATTCTCTACTCTTGTTGGCAACCTAGAGGTCAGTTAAGTTGAATAGACTATGGGAGATCAGGGTCTGAATCCAAGTAGAGGCAAAAAACATTGGGCGATTCCATTTGACTAAGCCTCAGTAGAGTGATTACCTGGTAGCTGTACTTCTGAGATGTAGCAGGTACTGATGAATTAGGAGGTGCGCACACACTAGCCCAAAACCACTATCATAAGAAAAGTTCTCTATTCTTGTTGTGGGGTCATTGGTGCTGGTTATTCTGTTGTGATGATGGATTTGGTCATTATCCTTCATATGCAGTAAGCAACTGGCTTCTCAGTTTGAGGCTATTCCTTCACTAGCTGTGAAgcttgaaggaaaaaaatattcaactaTCCAAACACAAGTTCAACTTCTACAAACTTTCTCTAACTTTAATTTCGATAGTCATTTTTCCAtctttaatttcaaattattttccCCAATTGTATTTGTTTAACTCAATGGTTGTGGAAGACCAAAGAGCCCTTCTGTTTTCTTGTATTCACTCCACTCATCAGTGTTTCTGTCTAGCTCATTAAGACCCAGCACCAATTTTAGGCACTTGTAATACTATACtgttggaaacagcctctctacccaaggtaggggtaaggtttgcgtGCATCCagcctccccagaccccactttgtgggattacaATGGATATGTCGTTGTTGTAATACTGTACTAATATACTGTGCTGGAACATCATCTTCATGCTTTTACAATAAAATAAAGAGGAAAAACCCCATTTCCTATCTTCTGACTctgaatgttttttttttttttggatacaTAATTTGGTAAGCTGATTATGTATTGCAATCTTTTGTGGATGGTAGGATGTTTCTTATTCTATGCCTCTTTGCCACTCGAAGTTGGAGGAGCTTAGTACGGAAGAACTGGTTGAGCTTTCAGAGATTGAGAAACAAAATATGGGCCAGGTAAAATTGTTATGTTGTTGATACTCACCTGGAAAATAAATCCAGCAGTGAAATTTGCCTGCAAAGCTTTGGTATTATTGATGTCAGATTCTTGGACTGACTTGTTCATTCCAAGTTTTAGGGAAGGGAGAATTATCCAACGGATTGAGTATCTTTTTTAATGTCTTATTTTCCTTTGCTTTGATGAACTTAACTTTCTCAATTTGGAAATCTTGGGAGTAATTATAGTGATGAATTGTGCTTTAAGATAACTTTACTGCTTGCTAGAAGAACTGCTTCCTTCAAAAGCTTAACTGTAAGAGACGAGATACTTCTATTTACTTATTTTGTTCACAGTATTACCCACCCCACataattttgtgatttttttttcttgggcTTAGCACATGGAAATATTTCACTAGTAGGTGATGGTGAGGCCGAACTAAGGACCTTTGCTTGCTTAAGATGTTGAAGAGCGTGTATAACCTGATTCAAAAACTTAAGCTGTAAAAAGGACCTTCATTTATATATTGGTTGatagtattattttttctaactGGTGAATTTAATGTTTTATGCAGACTAGGCGTCGGAGTGCAATGTCTGATGTGGATAATAGGCCAGATTCCCTGCTGGAATTTACTGGAAATAAGAATGTTCATTCTTTATATGACTTTCTATTGAACTATCGGTAAACTCGTCGTTGATGACGGACGTTTAGTTGACTTCATTCCATCATATTATGCCACATGATATTCAATTGCTTATGATCTTCACTACACTAAACagtgtttttcaaaattttcagatATTTCTTAACTTCTCTAACTGGTGTGGATGTCCCTGTGTTGTATTCACCTATACCATTTGAGAATGCTGCACTCACTGCACCTGAGGTTGGTTTAAAACTTTTGCATAATCTTGTTTCTTCATTTATCTTGTTTGATAGTTGGACTCAGGCCATTACCTTGAGGGTCGTTTGTATGGAGATAAGATCATACATGATTATAAGACGAGTACAGTGTGATAAGTAAGACAATATGTGGATTTGACCAGATATACATTTGCATCTGTCCTTTTGCCTGATCTATGTGTGGACTCAAGATAATACTGTTCCTTGTTTGCCCTTCAATGGGCATTTGGTTATTACTCATTACATTACAAAGATATCTCTCAATATGTTAGACTTGATCTCATTATTGCATTATTAATGTCCTATCCTGTATAACCTCTCAAAATATTGTGTCTTAAGATGGTTATAGTATTACAAGTGTGTTATCTGTAATGCAAATAGATCTTATTTTACCTACTCTGCAGGTCAGATGCAAGGAGGTCAGGAGAATTGATCAGGCAGCTTCTCAAGGAATGGAGTCAAATGTGGCTTGTGAGCCTAATCAACAACCATCTTCTGGGATGTGCTATAGTGTTGAAATTAAGGGTCGATACCTTGCCCCATGGGTAACCTCTGCTATATGTGATGCTTTCAGCTCTAACAGCACAAGTTTTGAGGCGAGGTATACTGTCTAAAAACATTTTTCACCTggattatttttcattttcactAGAATATAGTTTTGCATGTCATGTATTAAAAGCATGTTCTTTTACTGGTTGGAAGGGGATGTCCCTTGGGGTTGCTGTTGGATTATGGAGATCCAGAAACTGGTATTTTGATTACAAAAAGATCCACTGAAAGAACATTAAAGCTTTAAATTTTTGAAGTCAAAATCTAACCGGCAGAAATCCTTCAGTATTATGAAAAAACTACTAGTTTGAAGATGAGTTCACTGTAGTGTCCAAATGGTTAAACCGTCAACTTTCTGTATTTATATTCTGTTTAGAAATTTTAATCTATGATACTGATGCtgtttcattttaattatttgttacTTATGTTTTCCCTTTGTACCTCGGAATTTTATGTCTTTGCAGTTTCATCACAGAGCCAGCTTCAGTTAACTTGAATGCTAGTCTCGGCATTACTGGGAAATATTCTGATCCTGAAGTTTCAGCAACTGAAACCTTGGACAATGGTAGCCTTTGTTTTGGTATCCCGAATACCAAATTTTGTTCCCAGATAAATTCTGGTTTCTTAAAGGGGTTGAAGTACAATGGTGGTTCTTAcactgcttttctttcacctgttTGACATCCTGTGTACAACATATTCTGGGTAAATTATAAACTGGCATCTGTTTTTGCTGCAATACATCTTTACCGTTGTAAAATTGTTCAGTAATTGTTCGGATTTTAACTGTCTTTGGTCAAATTCCTGTTGTAAAATTGTTCAGTAACCGTTCGAGCATTATAGCTGCTTTGACAGCTAATACAGTGTATAATTTGCAAAGCGTTGATGATCAATTCTATTGTTTCTGGTGATTGTATTTTTGCTGAACTGAAATACATTGCACTTGAGGGAACTTATTATGCTGTCATATCTTGCAGATTTTGCTTCAAGTTCATCATACCTTTCTCATTTTCATTTCATTGACCTCTAACAATGGGCTCATTTGGTATATTGGATGAGATAGCAATCCCTTATATAAAATATGAGATTATTCTGTGTTCTTATGGTGGGATAAGGGATAATGATCCTATGGAATGTACTAAAATGATGAGATTAGCTATCCTATATGGAATATGGGATGGCTAATTCCATTGAATATCTTTGTCTATCTCATCCCGCATACCAAATGAGCCCTTAGGGGTTGGATTTAAAATTTGGGATTACATTTATCTTGTGTTTGGTTATATCCAAATTTTGGTATATCTATCCAACATATTGAATGTGAGATTATAATTTCAAGGAAGCCTTGTTTCAAACTACATGATGCCTTAGAGACGCAATGatcttaaaaaaattcttttttttttgtgctCATCTAGTTGATTGAGGGATAAACGAATAATAGAAGGATAAGTGTTCCTTCATCATTAATTAGAGAATTTAGTAGTATTGCATGTGAGAAGCTCACCCTTTGACCTTTGTGATTGTCTCTTTTGAATTTCTTATAAGCTAAAGTTAATGAAGCAAAATTGGAACATAAGCATAATCACCAAGCCGGTTAATgaacttaattaaattaaaagagAGCTATTGGAAACACTCTTAAATTCAGTGTGAATTATCAGTTTCACCTTGAACTATTGATAGCCTTAAAAATAACTCTTTACTTAATTAATTGAATTTAAATACATCCTCAATCTTGCAACATGAGTAAAATCTACTCTTAAATTCTTGTAAAATTGAGTGTTTTCAACACTTCTCTCAATACTTCTATCAATAATTCAAAGACAAAACTAACGTCAGTTCAGAAATGTTCTCACATTGAATTAATCTTTATTGGGTCACAAAGAACAAAACAAAAAGGCTAAATGGGTGATGGAAACAAAGTCATAGGAATCCAAATTAATATAGGATGAAACAAGCAAAACAAGACAAATTGTTAAAAGTAAATATACAAGGAAAGTTGAGCCAAATATTTTGTATCATGCTTTATTATATTGAAAATTAATAGAATAGGGAATAATTAGTGAAGAATCTTCGCAACTTCTAGTGGAGTAGATCACTCATTTATTTTCTATTCAATATTTGATATTCACATTGTGGTCTGATTATGTTTAATATATGTCAAAAAgttctattttaaaaataagatatttcttcttaaaaataatttcatacataagaTTCGAATTCAAACTCTCTAAGTAAAGATAAAATATACTTACCACTCATGATTTTATTGTAACATTTGGTGatcattttttctctttcatcTGTCTTATCAACGGCAGAATTAAGGGGGCTCGAATGTTGTGTCTATATTGAGTCAATCTCTAATTTTGTAATTAGGGGACC
This window encodes:
- the LOC129887759 gene encoding uncharacterized protein LOC129887759 isoform X2 → MAKVAAAGMVHQSNAVNFGGGGGSKVTTTTTLKRKTPSELRGEQLKKKNTVELVDESTVSNGGPMSGLFPGPKRCDVLKNPRYVDTRVDELFPARKSSIRLKLVSRKENGKENFQAENSGSTKNCSVSSAFPAENQQRSKCPKFSLASTVTGTDHVTETCSTSERCSENTFRSVTELSLGSVDVHGLSTVDMDKALRGLVTHEHLGAAAKIAESSETDGGIRSKIFCSELNVPCKMTPLDLTMKTNIRVVSSSFINWFHRLINCGTNNVVARSSVKCFMRQKMTCLSEVTSVSQSINPMSLHSWMYPQSPLPPSVISALTLSASAGGQLDFLSERQLAWQDSFRSLYYMLRKNVCSIFYVCTAQFVIMFTSSYSEDKCVCNAYISQSTRGLRSLLKEHDVSYSMPLCHSKLEELSTEELVELSEIEKQNMGQTRRRSAMSDVDNRPDSLLEFTGNKNVHSLYDFLLNYRYFLTSLTGVDVPVLYSPIPFENAALTAPEVRCKEVRRIDQAASQGMESNVACEPNQQPSSGMCYSVEIKGRYLAPWVTSAICDAFSSNSTSFEARGCPLGLLLDYGDPETVSSQSQLQLT
- the LOC129887759 gene encoding uncharacterized protein LOC129887759 isoform X1 is translated as MAKVAAAGMVHQSNAVNFGGGGGSKVTTTTTLKRKTPSELRGEQLKKKNTVELVDESTVSNGGPMSGLFPGPKRCDVLKNPRYVDTRVDELFPARKSSIRLKLVSRKENGKENFQAENSGSTKNCSVSSAFPAENQQRSKCPKFSLASTVTGTDHVTETCSTSERCSENTFRSVTELSLGSVDVHGLSTVDMDKALRGLVTHEHLGAAAKIAESSETDGGIRSKIFCSELNVPCKMTPLDLTMKTNIRVVSSSFINWFHRLINCGTNNVVARSSVKCFMRQKMTCLSEVTSVSQSINPMSLHSWMYPQSPLPPSVISALTLSASAGGQLDFLSERQLAWQDSFRSLYYMLRKNVCSIFYVCTAQFVIMFTSSYSEDKCVCNAYISQSTRGLRSLLKEHDVSYSMPLCHSKLEELSTEELVELSEIEKQNMGQTRRRSAMSDVDNRPDSLLEFTGNKNVHSLYDFLLNYRYFLTSLTGVDVPVLYSPIPFENAALTAPEVRCKEVRRIDQAASQGMESNVACEPNQQPSSGMCYSVEIKGRYLAPWVTSAICDAFSSNSTSFEASFITEPASVNLNASLGITGKYSDPEVSATETLDNGSLCFGIPNTKFCSQINSGFLKGLKYNGGSYTAFLSPV